The following proteins are co-located in the Argopecten irradians isolate NY chromosome 9, Ai_NY, whole genome shotgun sequence genome:
- the LOC138331078 gene encoding uncharacterized protein isoform X1: MYLDDMLGAHSDRHQCVVQSEQVKSDLILSGFVPKAEKSLWVPVQCLTFLGNIINTEEGLLSIPDYRILRAKSCFEELIKIGEQGRSVQVRKLAKCTGHIISMSLVFGSATQLMTRSMSMQIAGTSSWNESVQLNEQSREEVKFWDRNIDVRNKCPLRFESKCHILVYSDASSTGFGGYCVESLEGVLSQGLWRECDMSRSSTWRALTAVCQVLKSLVCFLEGKRVKWFSYNQGVVSIVEKGSMKSDLQSIALSINEACCANNIKLEMAWVPRSDNERTDYLSRIDDPDDWAISPKIFLQLSNLWGSFEVDWFASFYNNKHPVFYSRFWNHQQAWMPFPLIGLVKMGGLYHQFI; encoded by the coding sequence atgtatttaGATGATATGCTCGGGGCTCATAGTGATAGGCATCAATGTGTTGTTCAGAGTGAACAGGTAAAATCAGATCTGATTCTTTCAGGATTTGTTCCTAAGGCAGAGAAGTCCTTATGGGTTCCAGTACAATGTTTGACATTTTTAGGGAATATAATTAACACAGAGGAAGGGTTATTATCTATTCCTGATTACAGAATTCTAAGAGCTAAGTCCTGTTTTGAGGAACTGATTAAAATTGGTGAGCAAGGTCGTTCAGTGCAAGTTAGGAAACTTGCCAAATGTACAGGTCATATTATATCAATGTCACTGGTGTTCGGTAGTGCAACTCAGTTGATGACTCGAAGTATGAGCATGCAGATCGCGGGTACATCTTCTTGGAATGAGTCAGTACAGTTAAATGAACAATCTAGGGAAGAAGTCAAGTTTTGGGACAGAAACATAGATGTTCGAAATAAGTGTCCTTTGAGATTTGAATCAAAGTGTCATATATTAGTTTACTCTGATGCGAGTTCCACAGGATTTGGTGGTTATTGTGTTGAATCTCTAGAGGGTGTGTTGTCTCAGGGCTTATGGAGGGAGTGCGATATGAGTCGTAGTTCTACCTGGAGGGCGTTGACTGCTGTTTGTCAGGTATTAAAATCTCTTGTTTGTTTCTTAGAAGGAAAGAGAGTTAAATGGTTCTCGTATAACCAGGGGGTTGTTTCAATTGTTGAAAAGGGTAGTATGAAGTCAGATTTACAGTCTATAGCTCTTAGCATAAATGAGGCTTGTTGTGCAAACAATATCAAATTAGAGATGGCATGGGTACCTCGGTCAGATAACGAGCGAACTGATTATCTGAGCAGAATTGACGATCCAGATGATTGGGCCATTAGTCCTAAGATTTTTCTTCAACTTAGTAACCTTTGGGGTTCTTTTGAAGTGGACTGGTTTGCctctttttataataataaacatcCAGTGTTTTACTCAAGGTTTTGGAATCATCAGCAGGCATGGATGCCTTTTCCGTTGATTGGGCTGGTAAAAATGGGTGGTTTGTACCACCAGTTTATTTGA
- the LOC138331078 gene encoding uncharacterized protein isoform X2 translates to MWAITRGDMIEDNSVSGVTETQRVSEPSLSELFEAINNSQKAFQSQISELRTEISANSSVKDIEFKTLKEGSELTWQRNGNKDQHKFNSDILDIIKQTLWGLENGKPEYCEELLTKVKEDIEERNRHIRLADHSEFGWDTVKHYMSDPMAKNSEDLKKIYKAESDAKKEKGKKEQLSKRQQRRSGYVRPAPYPSFTVGAPPSGNNMANVPAGVFGGGNQLFRDPREFWSYRSETCFGCRQPGHFRRECPAIVGQDGKNNPHSK, encoded by the coding sequence ATGTGGGCCATTACACGTGGCGATATGATTGAAGACAATAGTGTGTCTGGAGTTACAGAGACTCAGAGGGTTTCAGAACCCTCCTTGTCTGAATTATTTGAGGCTATTAATAATAGTCAGAAGGCATTTCAGAGTCAAATTTCTGAATTAAGGACGGAAATTTCGGCCAACAGTAGTGTCAAAGATATAGAGTTTAAGACGCTGAAAGAAGGCTCAGAATTGACCTGGCAAAGAAACGGTAACAAGGACCAACACAAATTCAATTCGGATATTTTGGACATCATTAAACAAACTCTGTGGGGACTGGAAAACGGAAAACCCGAATATTGTGAGGAATTATTGACGAAAGTTAAAGAAGATATCGAGGAAAGGAATAGACATATCAGACTAGCTGATCATTCTGAATTCGGCTGGGATACGGTCAAGCACTATATGTCTGATCCCATGGCTAAGAATTCAGaagatttaaagaaaatttacaaGGCGGAGTCGGATGCAAAAAAGGAGAAAGgtaaaaaagaacaattatcGAAGCGGCAGCAGAGACGTTCCGGATATGTTAGACCAGCTCCGTACCCGAGTTTTACTGTGGGCGCTCCTCCTTCCGGTAACAACATGGCTAATGTACCAGCTGGAGTGTTCGGTGGAGGGAACCAGCTTTTTCGTGACCCCAGGGAGTTCTGGAGTTACAGGAGTGAAACGTGTTTTGGATGCAGACAGCCGGGACATTTCAGGAGAGAGTGTCCAGCCATTGTTGGACAAGACGGGAAAAACAACCCACACTCCAAATGA